Proteins encoded by one window of Desulfomicrobium macestii:
- a CDS encoding c-type cytochrome gives MKYVLGCLLAGHLFASVAVASGDLGAERYAKMCKSCHGADGSNAAMSRALKGLPAEEVKAALIGYKEQTYGGKKKGMMERVVKSLTDEDIEVLATHIGTF, from the coding sequence ATGAAATACGTATTGGGATGTCTTTTGGCCGGTCATCTTTTCGCTTCGGTGGCCGTGGCTTCCGGTGATTTGGGTGCCGAACGCTATGCGAAGATGTGCAAGAGCTGTCATGGGGCCGATGGGTCTAATGCGGCCATGAGTCGCGCCCTCAAGGGGTTGCCGGCCGAGGAAGTGAAGGCGGCCCTGATCGGCTACAAAGAGCAGACCTATGGTGGAAAGAAGAAAGGCATGATGGAACGCGTGGTCAAATCCCTCACCGATGAGGATATCGAGGTGCTGGCCACACATATCGGCACTTTTTAA
- a CDS encoding cytochrome c oxidase subunit 3 family protein, translating to MSEAHKDYAGDKFGMWLFLFTEILLFGGFFLLYSVYLHRYPVEFHEGGLQLSRVFGTLNTVVLITSSLTVALAISALQQGRKALCLWLLSATIALAGVFMVNKFFEWSAKIGHGIYPGSPEMAAGSGGANIFFGLYYLMTGAHGLHVVIGAAILGFCMLRIWQGRVTADNFGLLENGGLYWHLVDLVWIFLFPLFYLIS from the coding sequence ATGAGTGAGGCACACAAGGATTACGCCGGCGACAAGTTCGGGATGTGGCTGTTCCTGTTCACCGAGATCCTGCTCTTCGGCGGCTTCTTTCTGCTCTATTCGGTCTACCTGCACCGTTATCCGGTGGAGTTTCATGAAGGCGGGCTGCAACTGAGCCGCGTGTTCGGCACCCTCAACACGGTCGTGCTCATCACCTCCAGCCTGACCGTGGCTCTGGCCATTTCCGCCCTGCAGCAGGGCAGGAAGGCGCTCTGCCTGTGGCTCCTGAGCGCGACCATCGCCCTGGCCGGGGTCTTCATGGTCAACAAGTTCTTCGAATGGTCGGCCAAGATCGGACATGGCATCTATCCCGGCTCGCCGGAGATGGCGGCCGGTTCCGGCGGGGCGAACATCTTCTTCGGCCTTTACTACCTCATGACCGGAGCCCATGGCCTGCATGTGGTCATCGGTGCCGCTATCCTCGGCTTCTGTATGCTGCGCATATGGCAGGGCAGGGTCACGGCCGACAATTTCGGGCTGCTTGAGAACGGCGGCCTGTACTGGCATCTGGTCGACCTGGTCTGGATTTTCCTTTTTCCACTTTTTTACCTGATCAGCTGA
- the ctaD gene encoding cytochrome c oxidase subunit I — MHSPGETVPFLDPYPGRSGILSWIFSTDHKRIGMLYLWCILTMFAVGVVLGVLMRLELIAPGRDIMDAQTYNAMFTLHGVVMIFLFVIPGIPAAFGNILLPLQIGAEDVSFPRLNIFSWWLYLTGACLAVTSLFTGGGPPDTGWTFYVPFSERTTTNVSLAVVAVFILGFSSILTGLNFITTIHRLRAPQMSWGKLPLFTWSLYATAWIQLLATPVLGITVALVFIERWLGIGLFDPSKGGDPLLYQHLFWIYSHPAVYIMIVPAMGVVSEIIPAFARKSIFGYKAIAISSLAIAFAGSLVWAHHMFTSGMSDTAVMVFSFLTFVVAIPSAIKVFNWVATLYKGSIYLEPPLMFALGFIFLFSAGGLTGLVLGSAGTDIHVHDTYFVVAHFHYVIFGGTGFGLFAAMLFWFPKFFGRMYDRRMANVSWYLLIGGFNMLYFPMFVIGLQGMPRRYYDYLPMYQTGQMVSTIGSWVLVAGLIVLFYSLSKCFYGPRTVGNNPWGAATLEWTLPSPPPHLTFLDPPDVPRGPYSYEGVNRDE; from the coding sequence ATGCATTCTCCCGGTGAAACCGTGCCCTTTCTGGACCCCTATCCGGGCCGAAGCGGCATCCTGTCCTGGATCTTCTCCACGGATCACAAGCGCATAGGCATGCTCTATCTGTGGTGCATACTGACCATGTTCGCGGTCGGAGTGGTGCTTGGCGTGCTCATGCGCCTGGAACTCATCGCGCCGGGGCGGGACATCATGGACGCCCAGACCTACAACGCCATGTTCACCCTGCACGGCGTGGTCATGATCTTTCTCTTCGTCATCCCCGGCATTCCGGCCGCTTTCGGCAACATTCTGCTCCCTTTGCAGATCGGGGCCGAGGACGTGTCCTTTCCGCGCCTGAACATCTTTTCGTGGTGGCTGTACCTGACCGGAGCCTGTCTGGCCGTGACCAGCCTCTTCACCGGCGGCGGCCCTCCGGACACGGGCTGGACCTTTTACGTGCCCTTCAGCGAGCGGACCACGACCAACGTCTCCCTGGCCGTGGTCGCGGTCTTCATTCTCGGCTTTTCGTCCATCCTGACCGGGCTCAACTTCATCACCACCATCCACCGTCTGCGCGCTCCCCAGATGAGTTGGGGCAAGCTCCCGCTTTTCACCTGGTCGCTCTACGCCACGGCCTGGATTCAGCTGCTGGCCACGCCGGTGCTGGGCATCACCGTGGCCCTGGTCTTCATCGAGAGGTGGCTCGGCATCGGGCTCTTCGATCCCTCCAAGGGCGGGGACCCGCTCCTGTATCAGCATCTGTTCTGGATCTATTCGCATCCGGCCGTGTACATCATGATCGTTCCGGCCATGGGCGTGGTCTCCGAGATCATTCCCGCCTTCGCGCGCAAGTCCATCTTCGGGTACAAGGCCATCGCCATATCGAGTCTGGCCATCGCCTTCGCCGGTTCGCTGGTCTGGGCGCATCACATGTTCACCAGCGGCATGAGCGACACAGCGGTCATGGTCTTTTCCTTCCTGACCTTCGTGGTGGCCATCCCCTCGGCCATCAAGGTCTTCAACTGGGTGGCCACCCTGTACAAGGGCTCCATCTATCTGGAGCCGCCGCTCATGTTCGCGCTCGGCTTCATCTTCCTCTTCTCGGCCGGAGGATTGACCGGGCTGGTGCTTGGTTCGGCGGGCACGGACATCCATGTCCACGATACCTATTTCGTGGTTGCCCATTTTCATTATGTCATCTTCGGAGGCACGGGATTCGGGCTCTTCGCGGCCATGCTCTTCTGGTTTCCGAAGTTCTTCGGGCGCATGTACGATCGCCGCATGGCCAACGTGAGCTGGTACCTGCTCATCGGCGGATTCAACATGCTCTATTTTCCAATGTTCGTGATCGGCCTGCAGGGCATGCCGCGTCGTTATTACGACTATCTGCCCATGTACCAGACCGGACAGATGGTCTCGACCATCGGATCCTGGGTGCTTGTCGCGGGGCTCATCGTCCTGTTTTACAGTCTTTCCAAGTGTTTTTACGGGCCGCGCACCGTGGGCAACAATCCCTGGGGGGCGGCGACCCTGGAATGGACCCTGCCGAGCCCGCCGCCGCACCTGACCTTCCTTGATCCGCCGGACGTGCCGCGCGGCCCCTATTCCTACGAGGGGGTGAATCGCGATGAGTGA
- a CDS encoding sigma-54-dependent transcriptional regulator — protein sequence MANILIIDDDQDFSRSFQRIIERIGHPCQIAHTIKDAFDRLQRMDCDLIFLDVNLPDGNGLAHIKQFQSFSSLPEVVILTGDGDSDGATLAIANGAWDYVGKPISLNNIMLILQRTIAYRASKEQNRGPRKVKRSAIIGESPAIMNCLEVMGKAAGSKANVIITGETGTGKELFARGIHENGATPGKLVVIDCTNLSTHLAESTLFGHTKGSFTSAHEARDGLFKLANNGTVFLDEIGELSLELQKSLLRVLQEHKFRPIGSEKEVSSNFRVIAATNRNLRLMVEQGLFRSDLYYRLNGHQIEIPPLRSRREDILLLAEYYTEKNCRESGITPKTLTPEFLNALHAYHWPGNVREFVNTMAVAIDNCQDEPSLYSHHLPVDVRISIARNSFRHNPDKEQPTLLEPGRIHGAIPLPFSPGDELPPLREVREIVVGQLENTYMRQLLELCANDVPTACECSGLSRARLYELLKKHSIRLK from the coding sequence ATGGCCAACATTCTCATAATCGACGACGATCAGGATTTTTCCCGTTCCTTTCAGCGGATCATTGAACGCATTGGCCATCCTTGCCAGATCGCTCACACCATCAAGGATGCTTTCGACCGGCTGCAACGCATGGACTGCGATCTCATCTTTCTCGACGTCAATTTGCCCGACGGCAACGGGCTTGCACACATCAAGCAGTTTCAGTCCTTTTCTTCCCTGCCCGAGGTTGTCATCCTGACCGGCGACGGCGATTCCGACGGCGCGACCCTGGCCATCGCCAACGGAGCCTGGGATTACGTGGGCAAACCCATCTCCCTGAACAACATCATGCTCATCCTGCAGCGCACCATTGCCTACCGGGCCTCCAAGGAGCAGAACCGTGGGCCGCGCAAGGTCAAGCGCAGCGCCATCATCGGCGAAAGCCCGGCCATCATGAACTGCCTTGAAGTCATGGGCAAGGCGGCGGGAAGCAAGGCCAACGTCATCATCACCGGCGAAACGGGCACGGGCAAGGAACTTTTCGCCAGAGGCATCCACGAAAACGGGGCAACGCCGGGCAAGCTGGTGGTCATCGACTGCACGAACCTGTCCACACATCTGGCTGAAAGCACCCTTTTCGGCCACACCAAGGGGTCCTTCACCAGCGCTCACGAGGCCCGGGACGGCCTCTTCAAACTGGCCAATAACGGTACGGTTTTTCTGGACGAGATCGGCGAACTGAGCCTTGAGCTGCAAAAATCCCTGCTGCGCGTACTGCAGGAACACAAATTTCGTCCCATCGGATCAGAGAAGGAAGTCAGCAGCAATTTCCGGGTCATCGCAGCCACCAACCGCAACCTGCGGCTCATGGTCGAGCAGGGGCTTTTCCGCAGCGATCTCTACTACCGCCTGAATGGCCACCAGATCGAAATCCCACCGCTGCGCTCCCGCAGGGAAGACATCCTCCTGCTGGCCGAATACTACACGGAAAAAAACTGCCGCGAAAGCGGCATCACACCCAAGACGCTCACGCCGGAATTTCTCAACGCCCTGCATGCCTATCACTGGCCGGGCAATGTACGCGAATTCGTCAACACCATGGCCGTGGCCATCGACAACTGCCAGGACGAGCCATCCCTTTACAGCCACCACCTGCCGGTGGACGTGCGCATCAGCATCGCCAGGAACTCCTTTCGCCACAATCCGGACAAGGAGCAGCCCACCCTGCTCGAACCCGGCCGCATCCACGGCGCCATACCCCTGCCCTTTTCACCGGGCGACGAACTGCCGCCACTGCGCGAAGTGCGAGAAATTGTGGTCGGCCAGCTCGAAAACACCTACATGCGCCAGCTGCTCGAACTCTGCGCCAATGATGTGCCGACGGCCTGCGAGTGCTCCGGCCTGTCCCGGGCCCGACTGTACGAACTGCTCAAGAAGCATTCCATACGTTTGAAATGA
- a CDS encoding SCO family protein encodes MRSALLLFLLLVWPTQAISQSALHQAHDAAAAVTAHDRSTTEQAQEALHAGHGDAAPMPMEPLAQDPATDDGPAQSTHSGHAQPEAMPADHSGHGTMAPPVGNVTPASAPEPEHVHPAPVAEASIGVTEKLGEFIAAETRFFDEDGKAVTMGEIVDKPTIVVPIYFSCPNVCAIIQSSLTAVLPDVKLEPGVDFQVVSVSFDDTDTPELATRQKRNYMAAMDFKYPENGWRFLTGKETDIRMLMDSLGFGFRREGKDFLHPVVIMAVSPKGKIVRYLYGTKPLAFDLTMAATEAGREQIGLSVKRVLAYCFSYDPEGKRYAFNFMKITGTGILLILVVLLVSLMLAGRKKRTPRN; translated from the coding sequence ATGCGATCAGCTCTTCTTCTTTTTCTTTTGTTGGTCTGGCCGACGCAGGCGATTTCGCAGAGCGCCCTGCACCAGGCGCATGATGCAGCGGCCGCAGTCACAGCCCATGACCGCTCCACGACGGAGCAGGCCCAAGAGGCGCTGCATGCCGGTCACGGTGATGCCGCGCCCATGCCAATGGAGCCTTTGGCCCAGGACCCCGCCACGGACGATGGTCCCGCGCAGTCCACGCATTCGGGCCACGCGCAGCCCGAGGCAATGCCTGCCGATCATTCCGGGCACGGGACCATGGCCCCTCCGGTCGGGAACGTTACTCCCGCGTCCGCACCCGAACCCGAGCACGTCCATCCCGCACCCGTGGCCGAAGCCTCGATCGGCGTGACGGAGAAGCTCGGAGAATTCATTGCCGCCGAGACCCGATTCTTCGACGAAGACGGCAAGGCCGTGACCATGGGCGAGATCGTGGACAAGCCGACCATCGTCGTGCCCATCTATTTTTCCTGCCCCAATGTCTGCGCCATCATCCAGAGTTCCCTGACGGCGGTACTGCCGGACGTGAAGCTTGAGCCCGGCGTCGATTTTCAGGTGGTCAGCGTCAGCTTCGACGACACGGACACGCCGGAACTGGCCACCCGCCAGAAGCGCAACTACATGGCGGCCATGGACTTCAAGTATCCGGAAAACGGCTGGCGGTTTCTGACCGGCAAAGAGACCGACATCCGCATGCTCATGGATTCCCTGGGGTTCGGCTTCAGGCGCGAGGGCAAGGATTTTCTGCATCCGGTGGTCATCATGGCCGTCTCGCCCAAGGGCAAGATCGTGCGCTATCTCTACGGCACGAAGCCCCTGGCCTTCGATCTGACCATGGCCGCCACCGAGGCGGGCAGGGAGCAGATCGGCCTGTCCGTCAAGCGCGTGCTGGCCTACTGCTTTTCCTATGACCCCGAAGGCAAGCGCTACGCGTTCAATTTCATGAAGATAACAGGCACGGGCATCCTTTTGATCCTGGTCGTATTGCTCGTCTCGCTCATGCTTGCAGGCCGCAAGAAGCGCACTCCCCGAAATTAA